DNA from Mycobacteriales bacterium:
CGCCCCGACCGCCGTACGCAGGGAGAGTGCACCGTGTTCGGCGGCGGCGACCAGCACGCCGCCGAGCCCGATGCAGACCGCGCTGGTCATGACGTCGCAGATCTGCAGCGCGGCGGAGTTCTGCCCCCGCTCAGCCACCGGAGACATTTCGAGCAGCAGGATCGACAGGGACGGCATGACCAGTCCCATCCCGGTGCCGCCGACCATCCAGGTCGGGTAGGCGATCCAACCCGGTAGGTGTGGCACGGTCAGCAGGGTCATGCCGAGTGCGGCGACCGCGACGAGGGCGAACCCCACCCGGATGATCCGGTGCCGGGGGACATCGGGGCGGCGGCCCTGCCACCACGAGCCGGCCGACCAGCCGAGCGCTCCGAGCATGAGGGGCAGCCCGGCAGCGGTCGCGCCGTAGTGGTGCAGGTCGGTCAGGGTCAGCGGGACGTAGGAGTCGACCGCGAAGAACGAGCCCGCCACGATGCCACGGAACGCCACGACCGCCGGCAGGCCGCGCCGGACTCGCAGCGTGCCGGCCGGGAGGAGGACCCGCAGGGCCGGCGCGAGCAACAGCACCCCGGCGGCGAGCAGCGCGAGCGACCACCACCGCAGGTGCTGCCCGGCGTACTGCATGACCGCGATCCCGGCGGCGGCTAGCAGAGCGAACCGCCATCGACCCAGGCGGCCCGCGGCGGGGTCGCGGTGGTGCTCCGGCAATCCGCGCAGCGCCGAGCGGATCAAGGCGAGGCCGACCACGATGAACGGCGGGATCGTCAGGAAGACCAGCCGCCAGGTGAGGTGCTGGGTGAGCGCACCGGACACGACGGGGCCGATCAGGGAGGGCAGCACCCACGCCGCCGACAGCGCGGCGAACATCCGCGGCCGCAATCGCTCGTCGTAGACCTCGGCGATCACGACGTAGACCGCGACGATGACCAGACCGCTGCCCAGCCCCTGGACCGTGCGTCCGGCGACGAACACCGCCATCGTGGGAGCCAGTCCGGCGAGCAGCAGACCGACGGTGAATATCGCCAGGCCGGCGAGCAGCGGCCGCCGGGGGCCGTCCCGGTCGGCCCACTCGCCGCCGGTCACGATGCCGACGACGTTGGCCACCAGGAACGCCGTGAACGGCCAGGCGTAGTAGGCCAGTCCGTGCAGCGCCGCGACCGCACGCGGCATCGCGGTCGCGACCGCCATCGCCTCGAACGCGACGACCGTGATGACCAGCAGTAGGCCGATGGTGGCGGCGCGGTAGGGCTGTCGGACCAGTGCCGCGGCGGTCGGCGGCGTGCTGCCCCGGGGGGCACTGGTCGTCGTCACGGCTCCGACCGTACGGGGTCAGGACGACGGCCGGGTCCACCGTCGGGCCCGACGTGGTGGGCCGTAGGTCCTAGGACCGTCGCTTGGCGATCTCGTTGGTGAGCTGCGGCACGACGGCGAACAGGTCACCGACCACCCCGAAGTCGGCCAGTTCGAAGATCGGGGCCTCGGGGTCCTTGTTGATGGCGACGATCGTCTTCGAGGTCTGCATCCCGGCGCGGTGCTGGATCGCGCCGGAGATTCCGACCGCGACATAGAGCTGCGGCGACACGGTCACCCCGGTCTGACCGACCTGGTTCTGGTGCGGGTACCAGCCGGCATCGGTCGCGGCGCGCGACGCGCCGACCGCACCGCCCAGCAGGTCGGCGAGCTTCTCGACCAGGGCGAAGTTGTCCGCGCCGCCGACCCCGCGCCCGCCGGAGACCACGACGGAGGCCTCGGAGAGCTCCGGCCGGTCGCCGGCCTCCTCGATCTTGCGGTCGACGATGCGGGCCGACCGGGCGGCGTCGGAGAGGGTCACCTCGACGGTCTGCTCGGTGGCCGGGCCCGCCTGCTGCTCGGCGGTGATGGCGTTGGGACGGACCGCGAAGATCGGCGTACCGGTGCTGACCCTCGCCCGGACGACGACCGACCCGCCGAAGATGGACTGGGTGGCGATCCCGTCGTCGGCGAGGTCCACGACGTCGGACAGGAAGCCGCTTGCCGTCCGGACGGCGAGCCGGCCGGCGATCTCCTTCCCCTCGCCGGTCGCCGCCACCAGCACGGCGGCGGGGTGCGCCGACTCGACCAGTCCGGCGAGGACGTCGACCTTCGGCACCACGAGGTAGGAGTCGACGTCGTCGGACTCGGCGACGTAGACCTTCTGCGCGCCGTAGGCCGCCAGTTCCTCGGCGCAGGCCGCGGCGGTGCCGGTGGGGCCGACCACGACGGCGGCCGGCTCACCGAGGCGACGGGCCGCGGTCAGCAGCTCCGACGTGACCTTCTTGGGCGCGCCGTCGCCGTGTTCGACCAGAACGAGAACCTCTGCCATGACGCTGCCCCTCAGACAATCTTCTCGGCGACGAGGAAGTCGGCGAGCTTGACGCCGCCGTCGCCCTCGTCGGTCACGATCTGACCCTTCGCCCGCGGCGGGCGCGGCGCGAAGTCGACCACCTCGCTGGTCGCGCCGGCGGCGCCGACATGCGCGGCGTCCAGGCCGAGGTCGGCGAGAGTGAGCGTCGTCAGCTCCTTCTTCTTCGCCGCCATGATTCCCTTGAACGACGGGTAGCGCGGCTCGTTGATCTTCTCGATGACGCTGACGACGACGGGGAGGTCGGCCTCGACCACCTCGTAGCCGGCGTCCAGCTGGCGCTCGATCCGCACCGTCCCTGCGTCGATCTCGACACTGCGTGCGGCGGTGAGCTGCGGTACGCCGAGGCGTTCGGCGAGCATCGCACCCATCGCGCCGACCCGGGCGTCACTCGCCTCGGTGCCGGCGATGACGATGTCGAAGTCGAGCGTGCCGATCGCGGCGGCCAGCGCGGCCGACGTACCGACGGCGCACGATCCGCGCAGCGCGTCGTCACTGACGTGGACGGCCTTGTCGGCGCCCATCGCGAGCGCCTTGCGGATGGTCTCCGCGGCCCGCTCCGGGCCCATGCAGACCACCGTGACCTCGCCGCCGTGGGCCTCCTTGAGCTTGAGGGCCTCTTCGACGCCGTGCTCGTCCATCTCGTTGAAGACCGCGTCCGCGGCGTCGCGATCGACCGTCTTGTCGTCGGCGCGCAGCTTCCGCTCGGACCAGGTGTCGGGGACCTGTTTGACCAGTACGACGATGTTCATCGGTCGATGGTAACGACCGGTGACCGCGGACCGGCCGGCGCTGCGGTGAGGATCGTCACCCGCCGGCCGCTACCGCCGCGTCACCAGGCCACGCAGGTAGGCGGCCTGACCGGCGTGCTGCAGATCGTCGGACAGCACGCTGACGAGGCGCACGGCCAGGGTCACCGGCGGGTCCCACCGGTCGTCGACGACCCGTTGGACGTCGGACAGCGCCAGATGCTCGAGGTAGTCGATGGTGTGCTCGTGGACCGCGTCGTAATACTCCGTGAGCAGCTCCGCGGATTCGATCCGGGTGGCCTCGACGTCGGCCGGGCCGTGCCCGTATCCGGTCGCAGACGCGTCGAGCGGGAGACCGAAGCGGTCGGCGAAGCCGCCCGATGTCCAGATCTGCTCGGACTTCGCCACCGCCGCGATGTGGTCGTCCTGGACGCGGGTCAGATGCCAGACCAGCCATGCGATGGAGTTGGCCTCCGGATCGGGCCGGTAGTTGAGGTCGTCGCCCGACAGACCGTCCACAGACTCGTGGACCACCTCGCGAATCCGGCCGAACGCGTCGACGAGCAGAGGAAGCTGAGTCATGGCGACTAGCCTACGACCGTGCCGGAGACACTGACACTGACGGGCGAACGAACCCTGCCCGGGATCGCCGTCGAGAACTACTGGTTCCGCCGCCACGAAGCGGCCTACGAGATGATCGCCCCGTGGTGCCGGGGAGCGGTCGTCCTCGAAGCGGGCTGCGGGGAGGGCTACGGCGCGGAGCGACTTGCCGACTCCGCCCACCGGGTGGTCGGTGTCGACTACGACGAGGCGGCCGTCGGCCACGTGGCAGCCAGCTACCCCCGGATCGACGCCGTGCGCGCCAACCTCGCCCGCCTTCCCCTGCGTCCGGGAGCGGCCGACGTCGTCGTCTCGCTGCAGGTGATCGAGCATTTGTGGGATCAGGCGGAGTTCCTCGCCGACGCGGTGCGGGTGCTCCGCCCGGCCGGGAGCCTGATCATCAGTACGCCGAACCGGCTGACCTTCTCCCCGGCGGGTGCGCCGGTCAACCCGTTCCACACCCGCGAGTTGGCGCCGGCCGAGCTCGCCGACCTGCTCGCCGGGGCCGGATGCACGGTGACCCGCCTGCTCGGCCTGCGGCACGGCCGGCGGCTCCGTCGCCTGGACCGCCGGCACGGCGGCTCGTTCACGGCCACCCAACTCGGCGGCCCGCCGGACACCTGGTCGGCGCGGCTCCGACACGACGTCGCCACCGTCCGGGCGGCCGATTTCGTCGTGACCGACCGCGACGTGGACTCCAGCCTCGACCTGATCGCCATCGCGGTGGCGACACCGCACTGACTGGGCCCGGACAGGCCGGCACCCCCGGCCATGCGCGCTGACCGGAGGTGCCGGAGCGTGTGGTTCAGAGCGTGCTCAGAGCATGTACCCGGAGCGTGTGTTCAGACGGCCGAGAACCCGAACTTGGTGGTCGAGTCGAACACTTCGCCGGGCCGGAGAACCGTGCTCGGATACGTCGGCT
Protein-coding regions in this window:
- a CDS encoding electron transfer flavoprotein subunit beta/FixA family protein, whose translation is MNIVVLVKQVPDTWSERKLRADDKTVDRDAADAVFNEMDEHGVEEALKLKEAHGGEVTVVCMGPERAAETIRKALAMGADKAVHVSDDALRGSCAVGTSAALAAAIGTLDFDIVIAGTEASDARVGAMGAMLAERLGVPQLTAARSVEIDAGTVRIERQLDAGYEVVEADLPVVVSVIEKINEPRYPSFKGIMAAKKKELTTLTLADLGLDAAHVGAAGATSEVVDFAPRPPRAKGQIVTDEGDGGVKLADFLVAEKIV
- a CDS encoding class I SAM-dependent methyltransferase gives rise to the protein MPETLTLTGERTLPGIAVENYWFRRHEAAYEMIAPWCRGAVVLEAGCGEGYGAERLADSAHRVVGVDYDEAAVGHVAASYPRIDAVRANLARLPLRPGAADVVVSLQVIEHLWDQAEFLADAVRVLRPAGSLIISTPNRLTFSPAGAPVNPFHTRELAPAELADLLAGAGCTVTRLLGLRHGRRLRRLDRRHGGSFTATQLGGPPDTWSARLRHDVATVRAADFVVTDRDVDSSLDLIAIAVATPH
- a CDS encoding DUF664 domain-containing protein; translated protein: MTQLPLLVDAFGRIREVVHESVDGLSGDDLNYRPDPEANSIAWLVWHLTRVQDDHIAAVAKSEQIWTSGGFADRFGLPLDASATGYGHGPADVEATRIESAELLTEYYDAVHEHTIDYLEHLALSDVQRVVDDRWDPPVTLAVRLVSVLSDDLQHAGQAAYLRGLVTRR
- a CDS encoding electron transfer flavoprotein subunit alpha/FixB family protein — encoded protein: MAEVLVLVEHGDGAPKKVTSELLTAARRLGEPAAVVVGPTGTAAACAEELAAYGAQKVYVAESDDVDSYLVVPKVDVLAGLVESAHPAAVLVAATGEGKEIAGRLAVRTASGFLSDVVDLADDGIATQSIFGGSVVVRARVSTGTPIFAVRPNAITAEQQAGPATEQTVEVTLSDAARSARIVDRKIEEAGDRPELSEASVVVSGGRGVGGADNFALVEKLADLLGGAVGASRAATDAGWYPHQNQVGQTGVTVSPQLYVAVGISGAIQHRAGMQTSKTIVAINKDPEAPIFELADFGVVGDLFAVVPQLTNEIAKRRS
- a CDS encoding MFS transporter → MTTTSAPRGSTPPTAAALVRQPYRAATIGLLLVITVVAFEAMAVATAMPRAVAALHGLAYYAWPFTAFLVANVVGIVTGGEWADRDGPRRPLLAGLAIFTVGLLLAGLAPTMAVFVAGRTVQGLGSGLVIVAVYVVIAEVYDERLRPRMFAALSAAWVLPSLIGPVVSGALTQHLTWRLVFLTIPPFIVVGLALIRSALRGLPEHHRDPAAGRLGRWRFALLAAAGIAVMQYAGQHLRWWSLALLAAGVLLLAPALRVLLPAGTLRVRRGLPAVVAFRGIVAGSFFAVDSYVPLTLTDLHHYGATAAGLPLMLGALGWSAGSWWQGRRPDVPRHRIIRVGFALVAVAALGMTLLTVPHLPGWIAYPTWMVGGTGMGLVMPSLSILLLEMSPVAERGQNSAALQICDVMTSAVCIGLGGVLVAAAEHGALSLRTAVGAIDVSMAVFALAGVTLAGRAAVRRGVGVTAG